The following DNA comes from Rhinatrema bivittatum chromosome 17, aRhiBiv1.1, whole genome shotgun sequence.
TTTATCTACTCATATGAAGTTTCAAATTATGTACTGATACTGACCAGTTCTGCAGCCATGAATGCAGGCATAACATAAGGGATGTTctatatacaaaaaacaaatattgcACCCAagaattaatcaagatggcaccAGAACTACCTTAGAATGGGAGCAGGAGTGTTGGCATTCCAATTCCCATCATAACTTATTCAAATTTAAGAAATGAAAGCACTTTGCTAATTGTCTAcagataaatatatattttaaaaagtttttttcaacCATTTCAGGAAACTGCATATTTACAAAAGTCCAAGCTTTAAAGTGAACCTGGTACTGTCTCAAGTTTCTTACACCAAACAATTACTGTTATTGGCTCTCATGATTAAAGAACCGCTACCATAGTGTCTATCCTGTGTAAACAGGACTTACAGTAGGTTCTACAGCATGTTTTGTGTATTTTTCCTAAAATGTCACAGATTTGGACATTTGTGCCAAAGTAGTATAGTTTGAACAGAAATTGTCATCAGATTGGGCTTTAGCAATTGTGGGTTGTTCTAATGGATTTTTTGAGAACTGAGAAGGTGGTGACAGTGGTGCTTTTCTCACAGAGGTGCATGGCTCCTGGCCATTGATTCTGGAAGCTCCAGCATTGTTTGGCACTGTATTAGGATATTTTATTGGCTCACCTCCCTGAGGGGGCGAAACCATGTGATGGAAATCTTCATGTAAAGGCATAGCTATTTCTTTTGCATTGAAAAAGTCTTGCTCTACAGCACATGCCACATGGAGTGGAGTGGTGGTCTTTATTATTTTGAAGAAACTAGATTGCTCTTGCAGCATTGGGGATGATTTAGTACGGCTGTAGATACCCTCTGACAACGGAGAGATATCATCGTCTACTACACACAACACTGGCACACTGCCAGAAGACCTCTGTGGAAAGGACTTTTGCATCATGTTGAATATCAGAGGCTCCGTGTACCCTAGGCTCCTACCAGAGGACTGCTGCAGATCTAAAACTTCGCAAAAAGATGAAGACTTGCACACTTCATCTTCTGAATCGTGGGCGGCAACACTAGATGACATGAATGACTTATTACATCTTTGCTCCCAATCAGACAAGTTGTCATACTGAGATATGTTGGATGGGCGTCTTCTGCTTTCGTTGTCAGGAAGAGGAAGAACAACCTTGTAAGAAGGAACTTGTTCCATTGGTAAATTACAAAGGCAGGAAAATGTGTGCTCAGACAATAGAAAGGCATTTGGTGGTGAAGGCCAAGGTTCCTGGCTAGGCTGGTTTTCTTCTGGAACTAAATCAATGGATGGAGAAGTAGCAGCTTTTTCACCCTGCATAGAAAGAGTAATTTTAGTTGGATAATTTTCCAGGGCATTAAATTCTTCAAGTGAAGAAGATGGAACAGTTGGAAACTTGACATCTGGCACTGATTCAGACAAAATTTCCATTGTCCTGATATGTAAATCAGTCTGTGAACTCTTACTATGGGTGTCACTGTTTCCAGTAGGGCTGTCCATAATTATTGCTTCATCCAGATGTGGGAAGGTTTCATAGAGTCTTATGTGGTCTATGTTTCCAACATAGTGAGATGAGTTAGTCTCTTGTAAAGATGAAAGAGTTTGTGTTATTTCAACGCCACTACCATCTATTTCTGATAGAAGTTTTCCCTCCCCAGGGAAGGCTTGCACCTTCTTCAGTCCTTGAGATGCATCTTGCCTTGGTAGTTCATGGACAGCTTTCTTTGCTGACAGGGTTTGAGTTTCTTCTAAAACAAGCTGGATTTCATCCTGGCCAAATTCCTCAACTGGCGCTGCATGCAAATGGTGCTCTTTCATGGGAATTCTGTCTAGGATGGGTAATTCAGAAAAGGAAGTTCTATTATAATGGGGAGAAGGTCCCCTGGTGCTGACCTCTGGGTTGGAGATTTTATTTAGATTAACATTCTTTATTCTGGGTGGCGTCCTCTTGGTTTCTCTGCCAGTTTCAGTGTCATCAGGTAAGCCACTCACTGCAAGGTAGGGTTGCACTGGCAATAGGTCGATACCAATCTCCTGGCCAAGTGGCTTCTTTGGAAATTCTTCTGGTTTAGCTTTGAATGGAAAAAAATGGCATATGGCTAGTTAGCTGTTGAGATATAGCAGGTAGACACACATGCAGACAGGGATAGTTAAATACCAAGACATATGAGCCAGCAGAGGTTGAACTTTAATTGACAGAATAACTGCTATTCTGAACCATGAGGCAAAATGAGCATGTATCGAATGGTGCCCATTCAACTAAGAGCACCCATCAAACTGGGCATTTATTGGCAGTTAATTACTACTGGGAGCACATTCAGCTTGTGAAGGTACCTGGGCCAATTAGAAGCCAGATTCTATGGGTACCATTAGGTGAGTAGGATTCTAGCACACTGCTGGAATCTAAACAGATCTTCCTGTGCAGTTACAGTTGCAATATATTTTATAAGTTAAACAAAAATAACGTTGATTTAGTAAGCAAAGGCCAAAGGGTATGAAGCTGACAACTAAAAGAGGACTTGTGCACCATCTTTGGATAATTGTTATCTTGGTgcaataaaagatatcacaacctGTGGAGAAATCTAGTTTTCTTCAGGATCAGATGTGTGAGGGGAATCAAAATGTTAGAGAAACATTCTCTGAGGCATACAATGACATTTGAGTCAGAACCTTCTAAAAGTACTAAAACCATCAGGCAACAAGATATAAGTTACAGAATCTGTGCTCCATTAGCTGTGCCTGAAAGTCTAGGTGAATAACTACAAAACTAACATTACAGACATCATTCTCAGGTACTGTCACTTAATAATCACTCTAAAAATACCAGAGATAAGATATGAATGTCACTTGAGAGCAGGAGGTATAGAGGGTGAACTTACATGAGGATACAAAGTGAGGAGAACCGGAACTTACCTAAGGACAATAGGTGAGGAGGGAAGTTACCCAAGGATAAAAGGTAAGAAGGGACAGAATTTTCCCTAAGGACATTAGATAACAGGAGCAGAACTTAACTGAGAAGGGAAGTGAGGAAGGGCAGACCTTACCTGGGGACAAAAGGTGAGAAGTGGCAGAGTATACCTGGGAATGGCAGGTAAAGAAGGATTGAGCTTGAAGGTGGAAAGATCTTACttgaggaagaaaggagaagaggggTTGAGCTTACCCAGGGAtgtaggggagaagggagaatgaaGACTGGCTGAAATTACCTGAGTACAGGAGGTGAAGAGCGACTAAACTTACATTACCGCtctgaagtatttattttattttatttatttagtgcttttatataccgacattcttgatacggatcaaatcagatcggtttacatggaacatggggAAATAACATTAACATATCCAAGAATAaacgaaagttacaataaaacaggggtactcaaACTGGGAATAAGAGGAGCCAATGGCAGAAGAATTCGGAACTAAACCATATCAATACAACAAT
Coding sequences within:
- the LOC115079276 gene encoding USP6 N-terminal-like protein isoform X1; the encoded protein is MRKDIEALIAQERAEIICKYEKGRHEGVQIDPWEDADFDLYKVTDRFGFLHEHELPTRTAVEEKLKLQEIERVDKWLKMLRKWDKYRSTEKMFRRVYKGIPLQVRGQVWSLLLDVDTVKVANAGKYEKMREQAKIYSTEIKQIDLDINRTFRNHIMFRDRYGVKQQALFDVLSAYSVYNTEVSYCQGMSQIAAILLMYLNEEDAFWALAQLLTNRKHAMHGFFIPGFPKLQRFQTHHEQIISKLFPKLKKHMDKEQMSTGIYTTKWFLQCFLDRTPFTLTLRLWDIYVLEGERVLTAMAYTILKLHKKRLLKMSLEDLREFLQEKISKSLNYDDDIVVEQLQTSMAELRKIKLDLPPPAKPEEFPKKPLGQEIGIDLLPVQPYLAVSGLPDDTETGRETKRTPPRIKNVNLNKISNPEVSTRGPSPHYNRTSFSELPILDRIPMKEHHLHAAPVEEFGQDEIQLVLEETQTLSAKKAVHELPRQDASQGLKKVQAFPGEGKLLSEIDGSGVEITQTLSSLQETNSSHYVGNIDHIRLYETFPHLDEAIIMDSPTGNSDTHSKSSQTDLHIRTMEILSESVPDVKFPTVPSSSLEEFNALENYPTKITLSMQGEKAATSPSIDLVPEENQPSQEPWPSPPNAFLLSEHTFSCLCNLPMEQVPSYKVVLPLPDNESRRRPSNISQYDNLSDWEQRCNKSFMSSSVAAHDSEDEVCKSSSFCEVLDLQQSSGRSLGYTEPLIFNMMQKSFPQRSSGSVPVLCVVDDDISPLSEGIYSRTKSSPMLQEQSSFFKIIKTTTPLHVACAVEQDFFNAKEIAMPLHEDFHHMVSPPQGGEPIKYPNTVPNNAGASRINGQEPCTSVRKAPLSPPSQFSKNPLEQPTIAKAQSDDNFCSNYTTLAQMSKSVTF
- the LOC115079276 gene encoding uncharacterized protein LOC115079276 isoform X2; this translates as MRENMSLSVSLQKMREQAKIYSTEIKQIDLDINRTFRNHIMFRDRYGVKQQALFDVLSAYSVYNTEVSYCQGMSQIAAILLMYLNEEDAFWALAQLLTNRKHAMHGFFIPGFPKLQRFQTHHEQIISKLFPKLKKHMDKEQMSTGIYTTKWFLQCFLDRTPFTLTLRLWDIYVLEGERVLTAMAYTILKLHKKRLLKMSLEDLREFLQEKISKSLNYDDDIVVEQLQTSMAELRKIKLDLPPPAKPEEFPKKPLGQEIGIDLLPVQPYLAVSGLPDDTETGRETKRTPPRIKNVNLNKISNPEVSTRGPSPHYNRTSFSELPILDRIPMKEHHLHAAPVEEFGQDEIQLVLEETQTLSAKKAVHELPRQDASQGLKKVQAFPGEGKLLSEIDGSGVEITQTLSSLQETNSSHYVGNIDHIRLYETFPHLDEAIIMDSPTGNSDTHSKSSQTDLHIRTMEILSESVPDVKFPTVPSSSLEEFNALENYPTKITLSMQGEKAATSPSIDLVPEENQPSQEPWPSPPNAFLLSEHTFSCLCNLPMEQVPSYKVVLPLPDNESRRRPSNISQYDNLSDWEQRCNKSFMSSSVAAHDSEDEVCKSSSFCEVLDLQQSSGRSLGYTEPLIFNMMQKSFPQRSSGSVPVLCVVDDDISPLSEGIYSRTKSSPMLQEQSSFFKIIKTTTPLHVACAVEQDFFNAKEIAMPLHEDFHHMVSPPQGGEPIKYPNTVPNNAGASRINGQEPCTSVRKAPLSPPSQFSKNPLEQPTIAKAQSDDNFCSNYTTLAQMSKSVTF